The nucleotide sequence GTCTTGCCCATCTCGTCGGTCATCAATCTGGCATAGCGTTCGCGGTTCCTGCGAATGGCTTGCGCCGCGTTCTTCATCAGATCCGAACGAACGCTGAATGGAGTCCGCCGCCAGTCAATTTGCGCCCGATGCACATCAGCCGCAATCGACATGGCTTGATCCACTGCATGTCCTTGATAAACGCGGCCGTTTTCGCCAGTCGCCGGATTGATGGTCTGGAATGAACGAGCTGCCGCCGCTGCCAGAGTCTTTGTCTTGGCCATGTCACGCTCCTATTCTTTGGCATTGATGCGCGCGGCAGCCATGCGTCGAGCGCTCTCTAGAACGAGCTTATGGGTCGAAAACTCGCGCCGGCAACACCGGGTTCCAATGCGGAATTCCGAGGGTCTAGCGCTCTTGGAAATCGGCGGCGCGACGATGGTTGATAGAACCAGAACGTCGCCGTTCTCAGGCCTGGCAGAGGAACCGATGGGCAAGGCAAGCGCCCCCAACACACGTCTCGATCATCGTCGTGTCGCGCCCGAGGGCCGGTTCCGACGACCGCGGCTATACGTGGTTGGCGAGGCACCCGGCGCCGAGGAGTCTACGCAGGGCAGGCCTTTTGTCGGTCCGGCCGGCAGAGCGTTGCGCGAGATGCTGGAGGAGGCCGGAATCGAACCCCGCCAGGTGCGTTTGGCAAACGTCATTCCTTTCCGGCCAATCGCATATTCCAAGGATCGGAAACCACGCAATCGCAGCCCAACGATCGAGGAAGTCGACCACTATGGCGCAGCCGTGTTAGCCGACATCCGGCGTTCAAGGCCTGGCATAATCGTTGCGCTCGGCAGCACAGCATCCCGCCTGTTTGGCCAGTCACAATCAATCCGGATGACGCGCAAGGCAAAACTGCAATTTGAAGGCCATCCGCTCCGCATCACTTTCCACCCAGCCTACGCCCGCCGCTTCGGCGGGCGTAACGGCGATGCATGGCGTCAGGCGGTCGCTGATCTCCGCCTGGCTTGGCAAGAATCGGCGGTTCATTTGAATCCAAATCGCGCTTGAAGACTGGATGACGCGTACCATTGACGATTTCGGCCTCGATCGACCGCGAGGTCACCGGCGGCGGAAACGAAACGCACAATGTGCGATCCGTCGCTCAGGTCCGCACCGTCAACCGGGCAGGTTCTGAATTCGACCCCAGGTGCTCTTGGTGCCCCAGATCCCTGAGCGCA is from Bradyrhizobium sp. ISRA430 and encodes:
- a CDS encoding uracil-DNA glycosylase; translated protein: MGKASAPNTRLDHRRVAPEGRFRRPRLYVVGEAPGAEESTQGRPFVGPAGRALREMLEEAGIEPRQVRLANVIPFRPIAYSKDRKPRNRSPTIEEVDHYGAAVLADIRRSRPGIIVALGSTASRLFGQSQSIRMTRKAKLQFEGHPLRITFHPAYARRFGGRNGDAWRQAVADLRLAWQESAVHLNPNRA